In Hamadaea flava, a genomic segment contains:
- a CDS encoding GNAT family N-acetyltransferase yields MKLIMDMSVQRSVVAQLSARPQVVEAGPFVLGWDPASPSKYINYATPVPGAAITPADVAALVAAFREIDRIPRLEYVVNIAPDLEGQLLAAGFTVEARHEYLVCTPDTFADVPDPDGVEVTEPDTDADYWGMITAQAAAFGDAFEVGPADIDRSRRTKERGGVVRMARSRPDGLIVGGGQASPPSEGVAEVAGIAVTEPFRRRGIAGAITAAITREAFARGVEGAWLEASGDDSWRVYERVGFVPTGKRLYLALD; encoded by the coding sequence ATGAAGTTGATCATGGACATGAGCGTCCAGCGTTCCGTCGTCGCCCAGCTCTCCGCCCGGCCGCAGGTCGTCGAAGCGGGCCCGTTCGTCCTCGGCTGGGATCCCGCCAGCCCGAGCAAGTACATCAACTACGCCACCCCGGTCCCGGGCGCGGCGATCACGCCGGCCGACGTCGCCGCCCTGGTCGCGGCGTTCCGGGAGATCGACCGCATCCCGCGCCTGGAGTACGTGGTGAACATCGCCCCGGACCTGGAGGGCCAACTCCTCGCCGCCGGGTTCACCGTGGAGGCCCGGCACGAGTACCTGGTCTGCACGCCGGACACGTTCGCCGACGTGCCCGACCCCGACGGCGTCGAGGTCACCGAACCCGACACCGACGCCGACTACTGGGGCATGATCACGGCCCAGGCCGCCGCCTTCGGGGACGCCTTCGAGGTCGGCCCGGCCGACATCGACCGCTCTCGGCGTACCAAAGAGCGGGGAGGCGTGGTCCGGATGGCCCGCAGCCGCCCCGACGGCCTGATCGTCGGCGGCGGCCAGGCGTCACCCCCGAGCGAGGGCGTGGCCGAGGTCGCGGGCATCGCCGTGACCGAGCCGTTCCGGCGACGGGGCATCGCCGGGGCGATCACCGCGGCGATCACGCGCGAGGCTTTCGCGCGGGGCGTCGAGGGCGCGTGGCTGGAGGCGTCGGGCGACGACTCCTGGCGCGTCTACGAGCGCGTCGGCTTCGTCCCCACCGGCAAACGCCTCTACCTCGCCCTCGACTGA
- a CDS encoding ABC transporter permease, which translates to MLRATLKSLLARKLRLALSAMAVILGVMFVAGSFVLTDTLGRSFESMFDSAYAHTDVVVQPKPKVDGQIAGGDSPVPGLLTADDKKAVEAVTGVAAVHPIAEAEGARVIGSDGKVVTTVGPPRLGSNWLDGVGGAEIRDGHAPQNDNQVVLNVEQATKAGLKVGDQVTVLTPGGKRTFELAGTFGYAGGLDGRGGVLEVRFTEKVAQELMLGQPGAYTSFDVDAAPGQSVEAVRDAIAAKTGGAYEVKTGAELAKSIADQFKSVLDGLNKVLLGFGGVALFVGTFLILNIFSITVAQRTKELALTRALGASRRQMIGSVLAEALVVGLAGSVLGLLAGLGVGWVLAMLAANVSGLVLAPIALPASAVIAAFSVGIVITVLAALLPALRASRVPPIAALQEVATPDRPLTKLTVGGGLVTAVGVALMGYGLTGNGHLWPMLGGVMFAFIGVALLSPMVGKPLVAALGRLFSWSVAGKLGRLNSGRNPRRTAITAAALMIGIALITAASTVLTSGDQSLRGAAAREVHADLLVSGQESTDVVPTFARSTMDDIRKIPGVASAASEVYERALVGKQGHGVEIVDDLPALATQFSLKAVGGSLSALGPTDAVVDTETAVEDGVRLGDTVRVVLPKGDPVEFRIAAIYTQNDFMGGYMLGSAALEHSYNPDPAIATITLADGASEQAVRDRITALLAGNPEVTVMNKAEYLDQASGQIGTLLTMVTILLALAILIAVLGVIITLWLSVLERTRELGLLRAIGLGRAATMRMITVEAVVITLFGTLLGLATGVGMGAAVVRSLKGEGITDFAVPWSQLTAYLVAGALVGVFAAVLPSIKAARTDVLKAIAYE; encoded by the coding sequence ATGCTGCGCGCCACCCTGAAGAGCCTGCTGGCCCGCAAGCTGCGGCTCGCCCTGTCCGCGATGGCGGTCATCCTCGGCGTCATGTTCGTCGCCGGGTCCTTTGTGCTCACCGACACCCTCGGACGCTCGTTCGAGAGCATGTTCGACTCGGCGTACGCCCACACCGATGTGGTCGTGCAGCCGAAGCCGAAGGTGGACGGCCAGATCGCCGGCGGCGACTCGCCGGTGCCCGGGCTGCTGACCGCCGACGACAAGAAGGCCGTCGAAGCCGTCACCGGGGTCGCCGCCGTGCACCCCATCGCCGAGGCCGAAGGCGCCCGCGTCATCGGCAGCGACGGCAAGGTCGTCACGACGGTCGGCCCGCCCCGCCTCGGCAGCAACTGGCTCGACGGCGTCGGCGGCGCGGAGATCCGCGACGGGCACGCCCCGCAGAACGACAACCAGGTCGTGCTGAACGTCGAGCAGGCCACGAAGGCCGGGCTGAAGGTCGGCGACCAGGTGACGGTGCTGACGCCGGGCGGCAAGCGCACCTTCGAGCTGGCCGGCACCTTCGGGTACGCCGGTGGCCTCGACGGGCGCGGCGGCGTACTGGAGGTCCGGTTCACCGAGAAGGTCGCCCAGGAGCTGATGCTGGGCCAGCCGGGGGCGTACACCTCGTTCGACGTGGACGCCGCGCCCGGCCAGAGCGTCGAGGCGGTCCGCGACGCGATCGCCGCCAAGACCGGCGGGGCGTACGAGGTCAAGACCGGGGCCGAGCTGGCCAAGTCCATCGCCGACCAGTTCAAGTCGGTCTTGGACGGGCTGAACAAGGTGCTGCTCGGGTTCGGCGGCGTGGCCCTGTTCGTCGGCACGTTCCTGATCCTCAACATCTTCTCGATCACCGTCGCCCAGCGGACCAAGGAGCTGGCGCTGACCCGGGCGCTGGGCGCGAGCCGCCGCCAGATGATCGGCTCGGTGCTGGCCGAGGCGCTCGTCGTCGGCCTGGCCGGCTCGGTGCTCGGCCTGCTCGCCGGGCTCGGCGTCGGCTGGGTGCTCGCGATGCTCGCGGCCAACGTCTCCGGGCTGGTCCTGGCCCCGATCGCGTTGCCGGCCTCGGCCGTGATCGCGGCGTTCTCGGTCGGCATCGTGATCACCGTGCTGGCGGCGCTGCTGCCGGCGCTGCGGGCCAGCCGGGTGCCGCCGATCGCGGCGCTACAGGAGGTCGCGACGCCGGACCGGCCGCTGACGAAGCTGACGGTCGGCGGCGGCCTGGTGACGGCGGTCGGCGTCGCCCTCATGGGGTACGGCCTGACCGGCAACGGTCACCTGTGGCCGATGCTGGGCGGCGTGATGTTCGCCTTCATCGGGGTGGCACTGCTGAGCCCGATGGTCGGCAAGCCGCTGGTGGCCGCGCTCGGCCGGCTCTTCTCCTGGTCGGTCGCGGGCAAACTGGGCCGGCTCAACTCCGGCCGCAACCCGCGGCGTACCGCGATCACGGCGGCGGCGCTCATGATCGGCATCGCACTGATCACGGCGGCGAGCACGGTGCTCACCTCGGGCGACCAGAGCCTGCGGGGCGCGGCCGCCCGGGAGGTCCACGCCGATCTGCTGGTCAGCGGCCAGGAGAGCACCGACGTCGTGCCGACGTTCGCGCGTTCCACGATGGACGACATCCGCAAGATCCCGGGGGTGGCCAGCGCCGCCAGCGAGGTCTACGAGCGGGCCCTGGTCGGCAAGCAGGGACACGGCGTCGAGATCGTCGACGATCTGCCCGCACTGGCCACCCAGTTCAGCCTGAAGGCGGTCGGCGGATCGCTGTCGGCTCTCGGACCCACCGACGCCGTCGTGGACACCGAGACCGCGGTCGAGGACGGTGTACGCCTCGGCGACACCGTCCGGGTGGTGCTGCCCAAGGGTGATCCCGTGGAGTTCCGGATCGCCGCGATCTACACCCAGAACGACTTCATGGGCGGCTACATGCTGGGCTCGGCCGCACTCGAGCACAGCTACAACCCGGACCCGGCGATCGCGACGATCACACTGGCTGACGGCGCCTCGGAGCAGGCGGTCCGCGACCGGATCACCGCGCTGCTCGCCGGCAACCCCGAGGTCACGGTGATGAACAAGGCCGAGTACCTCGACCAGGCGTCGGGCCAGATCGGCACGCTGCTGACGATGGTCACGATCCTGCTGGCGCTGGCCATCCTGATCGCCGTCCTCGGCGTGATCATCACCCTGTGGCTGTCGGTCCTGGAGCGTACGCGGGAACTCGGTCTGCTCCGGGCGATCGGGCTCGGCCGGGCGGCCACCATGCGGATGATCACAGTGGAGGCTGTCGTCATCACCCTGTTCGGGACGCTGCTCGGCCTCGCCACCGGCGTCGGGATGGGCGCGGCGGTCGTCCGGTCGCTCAAGGGCGAGGGCATCACCGACTTCGCGGTGCCGTGGTCGCAGCTGACCGCGTACCTCGTGGCCGGGGCCCTGGTCGGCGTGTTCGCGGCGGTCCTGCCCTCGATCAAGGCGGCCCGCACGGACGTGCTCAAGGCGATCGCCTACGAGTAA
- a CDS encoding glycoside hydrolase family 2 protein, whose translation MTALDGPWTLHGDALDGPVPATVPGCVHTDLLAAGLIDDPFLGENEPKTAWIGRSAWAYQLDFDWSDAGDQRADLVCAGLDTIASVTLNGVTLGDTRNMHRSYRFDAREALREGRNRLEVRFADVYQYTDELREQLGDRPNSYPEPFNFVRKMACNFGWDWGPTLVTAGIWRPIGLETWSVARLAEVRPLVTLRDGIGLVEVHVRAERASSAPLTLTAAVGEHRAEVQLIDSDQGLVRLEVPDPARWWPRGYGEPTLHDLTVTLTDGDRELEVWQRRIGFRDLRLDTTPDESGSAFTLVVNDVPVFVRGVNWIPEDAFITRVDRSRYAARLADACVANVNLIRVWGGGIYESEDFYDLCDELGLLVEQDFLFACAAYPEEQPLWSEVEAEAREQVARLTPHPSLVMWVGNNENVWGWRDWGWQADLGDRTWGSGYYFELLPSIVAELDPTRPYWPASPYSGGPFTGAADRHPNDPAYGSTHIWDVWNTHDYTHYRSYKPRFVAEFGFQAPAAYSTLDRAQALAGPALTAHQKAGGGDGKLQRALDEHFGDVQGFDDWHYLTQVNQARAIQLGVEWFRSLRPHCMGTIVWQLNDCWPVISWSAVDGDGRRKPLWYALSRSYADRLLTFQPDGLVAVNETSSEWPLRLPVRRMSLAGEQLATADVDLVVPARGAVTIPLADSVGEPGPDECLVAGNAWWFSGRDKDLAYPAAAYEATASRVEDDVLVTVIAETFLRDLCLFADRVHPAATVDEQLVTLLPGDSFTFRVSGLPLDAAVDELTAAPVLRCVNDRVG comes from the coding sequence GTGACTGCGCTGGACGGCCCCTGGACGTTGCACGGAGACGCACTCGACGGGCCGGTCCCGGCGACCGTTCCCGGGTGCGTGCATACCGATCTGCTCGCCGCCGGGCTCATCGACGATCCGTTCCTCGGCGAGAACGAGCCGAAGACCGCCTGGATCGGCCGCAGCGCTTGGGCGTACCAGCTGGATTTCGACTGGAGCGACGCCGGTGACCAGCGCGCGGACCTGGTGTGCGCGGGTCTGGACACGATCGCGAGCGTGACCCTCAACGGCGTCACGCTGGGTGACACCCGCAATATGCACCGGTCGTATCGGTTCGACGCGCGTGAGGCGCTGCGGGAGGGCCGCAACCGGCTGGAGGTGCGTTTCGCCGACGTCTACCAGTACACCGATGAGCTGCGTGAACAGCTCGGAGATCGGCCCAATTCGTATCCGGAGCCGTTCAACTTCGTCCGCAAGATGGCCTGCAACTTCGGTTGGGACTGGGGTCCGACGCTGGTCACCGCCGGTATCTGGCGGCCGATCGGGCTGGAGACGTGGTCGGTCGCGCGGCTGGCCGAGGTCCGCCCGCTTGTCACGCTGCGTGACGGTATCGGCCTCGTCGAGGTGCACGTCCGCGCCGAACGCGCGTCATCCGCGCCACTGACGCTGACCGCCGCGGTGGGCGAGCACCGCGCCGAGGTCCAGCTGATCGACTCCGATCAAGGACTTGTACGCCTAGAGGTGCCGGACCCGGCCCGGTGGTGGCCCCGCGGCTACGGCGAGCCGACGCTGCACGACCTCACGGTGACGCTCACCGACGGTGACCGGGAGCTGGAGGTCTGGCAGCGTCGCATCGGCTTCCGCGACCTCCGCCTGGACACCACGCCGGACGAATCGGGCAGCGCGTTCACGCTGGTCGTGAACGATGTGCCCGTCTTCGTCCGGGGCGTCAACTGGATCCCGGAGGACGCGTTCATCACCCGTGTCGACCGTTCCCGGTACGCCGCCCGCCTGGCCGACGCGTGCGTGGCGAACGTCAACCTCATCCGGGTGTGGGGCGGCGGGATCTACGAATCGGAGGATTTCTACGACCTGTGCGACGAACTCGGTCTGCTGGTCGAGCAGGACTTCCTGTTCGCGTGCGCGGCGTACCCGGAGGAGCAGCCGCTGTGGAGCGAGGTCGAGGCGGAGGCCCGGGAGCAGGTCGCCCGGCTGACTCCGCATCCGAGTCTGGTGATGTGGGTCGGCAACAACGAGAACGTGTGGGGCTGGCGGGACTGGGGCTGGCAGGCTGATCTCGGCGACCGGACGTGGGGGAGCGGCTACTACTTCGAGCTGCTGCCGTCGATCGTCGCCGAGCTGGATCCGACTCGGCCGTATTGGCCGGCCAGCCCGTACTCGGGCGGCCCGTTCACCGGGGCCGCCGATCGGCATCCCAACGATCCGGCGTACGGGTCGACGCATATCTGGGACGTGTGGAACACCCACGACTACACCCATTACCGGTCGTACAAGCCGCGGTTCGTGGCCGAGTTCGGCTTCCAGGCCCCCGCCGCGTATTCCACGTTGGACCGTGCGCAGGCGCTGGCCGGACCGGCGCTGACGGCGCACCAGAAGGCCGGCGGCGGCGACGGCAAGCTCCAGCGCGCCCTGGACGAGCACTTCGGCGACGTCCAAGGGTTCGACGACTGGCACTACCTGACCCAGGTGAACCAGGCGCGGGCGATCCAGCTCGGCGTGGAATGGTTCCGGTCGCTGCGCCCGCACTGCATGGGAACCATCGTCTGGCAGCTCAACGACTGCTGGCCGGTGATCTCCTGGTCCGCCGTCGACGGCGACGGCCGGCGCAAACCCCTCTGGTACGCCCTCAGCCGGTCCTATGCCGATCGGCTGCTGACCTTCCAGCCGGACGGTCTGGTGGCGGTGAACGAGACGTCGTCGGAGTGGCCGCTGCGGCTGCCGGTACGCCGCATGTCGCTGGCGGGCGAGCAGCTCGCGACGGCCGATGTGGACCTCGTCGTGCCCGCCCGAGGCGCGGTGACGATCCCGCTCGCGGACTCGGTGGGCGAACCGGGTCCGGACGAGTGCCTGGTCGCGGGGAACGCCTGGTGGTTCTCCGGACGCGACAAGGACCTGGCCTACCCGGCGGCCGCGTACGAGGCGACGGCGTCGCGGGTCGAGGACGACGTGCTCGTCACCGTGATCGCCGAGACGTTCCTGCGCGACCTGTGCCTGTTCGCCGACCGGGTCCACCCGGCGGCCACCGTGGACGAACAGCTTGTCACGCTGCTGCCGGGGGACAGCTTCACCTTCCGGGTCAGCGGACTGCCGCTGGACGCCGCGGTGGACGAGCTGACCGCGGCGCCGGTGTTGCGCTGCGTCAACGACCGGGTGGGCTGA
- a CDS encoding ion transporter — translation MSLRERSRQLVESRAFQYFITAVILGNAATLGLETSSTLHDRYGVQLHVIDVTALSIFVIELILRLFVHRLRFFRDPWNVFDLAIVSVALAPASSAFTVLRAMRILRVLRLVSVVPSMRRVVSALLTAMPGMVSIAGLLVLVLYVAGVMATKLFAHTAPEWFGSLGQSIFTLFQIMTGDSWSEVAREVMAKQPLAWIFFIGFLVVSAFTVLNLFIAVAVSAMEAEHRAEEEAKPIPAQDRAVLAELRELRAELGALRSELTERQPV, via the coding sequence GTGAGTTTGCGGGAGAGATCACGTCAGCTGGTCGAGTCCCGGGCCTTCCAGTACTTCATCACCGCCGTCATCCTCGGGAACGCGGCGACCCTCGGCCTGGAGACCTCGTCCACACTGCACGACCGGTACGGCGTTCAGCTGCACGTCATCGACGTGACGGCACTGTCGATCTTCGTGATCGAGCTGATACTGCGCCTGTTCGTGCACCGGCTGCGCTTCTTCCGCGATCCGTGGAACGTGTTCGACCTCGCGATCGTCTCGGTCGCGCTGGCCCCGGCGTCGTCGGCGTTCACCGTGCTGCGGGCGATGCGGATCCTGCGGGTGCTCCGCCTGGTCTCGGTGGTGCCGAGCATGCGGCGCGTCGTCTCGGCGCTGCTGACCGCGATGCCGGGCATGGTCTCCATCGCCGGGCTGCTGGTCCTGGTGCTCTACGTCGCGGGCGTGATGGCGACCAAGCTGTTCGCGCACACCGCGCCGGAGTGGTTCGGCTCGCTCGGCCAGTCGATCTTCACGCTGTTCCAGATCATGACCGGCGACAGCTGGTCCGAGGTCGCCCGCGAGGTCATGGCCAAACAGCCGCTCGCCTGGATCTTCTTCATCGGGTTCCTGGTGGTCTCGGCGTTCACCGTGCTCAACCTGTTCATCGCGGTGGCGGTCAGCGCGATGGAGGCCGAGCATCGGGCCGAAGAGGAGGCCAAGCCGATCCCCGCCCAGGACCGGGCGGTGCTGGCGGAGCTGCGCGAGCTGCGGGCCGAGCTGGGGGCGCTGCGCTCGGAGCTGACCGAACGGCAGCCGGTCTAG
- a CDS encoding PIG-L deacetylase family protein, whose amino-acid sequence MEQLEALPEDWTRALAIAAHPDDLEYGAAGAVARWTAVGKDVRYLMVTRGEAGIDGIAPAECAPLREAEERAGAELVGVEIVEFLDHRDGIIEYGLPLRRDLAAAIRRHQPELVITGNYHDSWPGGGWNTPDHRHTGRAVLDAVADAGNRWIFPELAEEGLQPWNGVRYVAVGGSPQPTHAVDITGTFDRAVASLEAHRAYLAGLGDHPMASARGFLEFLADQVAPAFGGRRATAFELLRF is encoded by the coding sequence GTGGAGCAACTGGAGGCGCTGCCCGAGGACTGGACCCGGGCGCTGGCGATCGCGGCGCACCCGGACGACCTGGAGTACGGCGCGGCCGGGGCGGTCGCACGGTGGACCGCCGTCGGCAAGGACGTCCGCTATCTGATGGTGACCCGGGGTGAGGCGGGCATCGACGGGATCGCGCCCGCCGAGTGCGCTCCCCTGCGCGAGGCCGAGGAACGGGCCGGCGCCGAGCTGGTGGGCGTCGAGATCGTCGAGTTCCTCGACCACCGCGACGGGATCATCGAGTACGGGTTGCCGCTGCGCCGGGACCTGGCCGCCGCGATCCGCCGCCACCAGCCGGAGCTGGTGATCACCGGGAACTATCACGACAGCTGGCCCGGCGGTGGCTGGAACACCCCCGACCACCGGCACACCGGCCGGGCGGTGCTGGACGCGGTGGCCGACGCCGGGAACCGCTGGATCTTCCCCGAACTGGCCGAGGAAGGTCTCCAGCCGTGGAACGGCGTGCGCTATGTCGCCGTCGGGGGGTCGCCTCAGCCGACCCATGCGGTGGACATCACGGGCACGTTCGATCGGGCCGTCGCGTCGCTGGAGGCGCATCGGGCGTACCTGGCGGGGCTGGGCGACCATCCGATGGCCTCGGCGCGCGGCTTCCTGGAGTTCCTCGCCGACCAGGTCGCGCCGGCCTTCGGCGGCCGGCGCGCCACCGCCTTCGAACTCCTCCGCTTCTAG
- a CDS encoding enoyl-CoA hydratase/isomerase family protein: MRIPALPPQLRLSADGPVATLVVDRPDRLNAFTLQMWAALPEAAAAVEEDPEVRVLVIRGPSGGPFSTGADIDEFTTVRREPADAQAYTEVVQRAEAAVSGLSKPVVALIEGWCVGGGCQLALACDVRVAADGASFGITPAKLGIVYPLASTARLVHTVGHATARFLLMTGEVVDAQRALRMGLVDEVCSPHAVRRRAYALARMLAGRAPISVAGAKALIDRVLAGQESDDAWTRELYAASYHSPEYAEGVAAFGERRVPDFRDCAWPSLGRVEA, encoded by the coding sequence ATGAGGATTCCCGCGCTCCCGCCGCAGTTGCGCCTGAGCGCCGACGGGCCGGTAGCGACCCTGGTCGTGGACCGGCCGGACCGGCTCAACGCCTTCACCCTGCAGATGTGGGCGGCGCTGCCCGAGGCGGCCGCAGCCGTCGAGGAGGACCCGGAGGTACGCGTACTGGTGATCCGGGGCCCGTCGGGCGGCCCGTTCTCCACCGGCGCGGACATCGACGAGTTCACCACCGTACGCCGGGAGCCGGCCGACGCGCAGGCGTACACCGAGGTGGTGCAGCGGGCCGAGGCGGCCGTGTCGGGGCTGTCCAAACCGGTCGTCGCGTTGATCGAGGGCTGGTGCGTCGGCGGCGGCTGTCAGCTGGCGCTCGCCTGTGACGTGCGGGTCGCCGCCGACGGGGCGTCGTTCGGGATCACCCCGGCGAAGCTGGGCATCGTCTACCCGCTGGCCTCGACGGCGCGCCTGGTGCACACCGTGGGCCACGCCACCGCCCGGTTCCTGCTGATGACGGGCGAAGTGGTGGACGCCCAGCGGGCGCTGCGGATGGGTCTGGTCGACGAGGTGTGCTCGCCGCACGCCGTGCGGCGCCGGGCGTACGCGCTGGCCAGGATGCTGGCCGGCCGGGCGCCGATCTCGGTCGCCGGGGCGAAGGCGCTGATCGACCGGGTGCTGGCCGGGCAGGAGTCCGACGACGCGTGGACCCGCGAGCTGTACGCCGCCTCCTATCACAGTCCCGAGTACGCCGAGGGCGTCGCCGCGTTCGGCGAGCGCCGAGTCCCGGACTTCCGCGACTGCGCCTGGCCCAGCCTGGGTAGGGTCGAGGCATGA
- a CDS encoding HAD family hydrolase, producing MAAVLFDMDGTLIDSEQLWAISLQQLAGEYGGQLSEDARLRMVGTDMPTSMGIFHADLGQEHRDYAFSAERLVSLTGELFAQGLPWRPGALELLTEVRAAGVPAALVTSTERRLVKIALDTLGPFDVIVCGDEVGNSKPHPEPYLTAARLLGVPIERCVAIEDSSSGVRSAIAAGARVIGVPCEVALPGDLGAHLLPTLSGVDLAYLRGF from the coding sequence TTGGCCGCGGTGCTCTTCGACATGGACGGAACGCTCATCGACTCCGAGCAGCTCTGGGCGATCTCGCTCCAGCAGCTCGCGGGGGAGTACGGCGGGCAGCTGTCGGAGGACGCCCGGCTGCGCATGGTCGGCACCGACATGCCCACCTCGATGGGGATCTTCCACGCGGACCTCGGCCAGGAGCACCGCGATTACGCGTTCAGCGCCGAGCGCCTGGTCTCGCTGACCGGGGAGCTGTTCGCCCAGGGGCTGCCGTGGCGGCCGGGCGCGCTGGAACTCCTCACCGAGGTACGCGCGGCGGGCGTACCGGCGGCCCTGGTGACCTCGACCGAGCGGCGGCTGGTCAAGATCGCCCTGGACACGCTCGGCCCGTTCGACGTGATCGTCTGCGGTGACGAGGTCGGCAACTCCAAGCCGCACCCGGAGCCCTACCTGACGGCGGCCCGCCTGCTCGGCGTACCGATCGAGCGGTGCGTCGCCATCGAGGACTCCTCTTCCGGCGTACGCAGCGCGATCGCGGCCGGTGCGCGGGTGATCGGCGTACCGTGCGAGGTGGCGCTGCCCGGCGATCTCGGCGCGCACCTGCTGCCGACCCTGTCCGGTGTGGACCTGGCGTACCTGCGCGGCTTCTAG
- a CDS encoding MBL fold metallo-hydrolase — MSGTRKGWGLVGLAALAGGAAVAWFGREVPRAMGGRVSGERADRVRRSPQWRDGRFQNTIPTLTMPSNTAKLAHDAFFGGQVRRPKRDIPIVDAAPSADATGLHITWYGHASTLVEIEGARVLIDPIWSDRCSPSQEVGPKRLHRTPIAVDMLPQVDAILISHDHYDHLDMATVQELTRSQDAPFVVPLGVGAHLEAWRVPADRIIELDWNEDVEIGRVHLVCTAARHFSGRGLKRDGTLWSSWVVQVGERKVFYTGDSGYFDGYAEIGERLGPFDVTLIQIGAYGDAWPHIHMFPEEGVAAHLDVQGGLMIPVHWATFNLAFHDWSEPVDRVWREAKARGVRLAVPRPGERVDVDLPPPVDGWWQAVA; from the coding sequence ATGAGTGGTACGCGTAAGGGCTGGGGGCTCGTCGGGTTGGCCGCCTTGGCCGGTGGGGCGGCGGTCGCCTGGTTCGGCCGGGAGGTGCCCCGGGCGATGGGCGGCAGGGTCTCGGGCGAGCGGGCCGACCGCGTACGCCGGTCGCCGCAGTGGCGGGACGGCCGGTTCCAGAACACGATCCCGACCCTGACCATGCCGTCGAACACGGCGAAGCTGGCGCACGACGCGTTCTTCGGCGGCCAGGTACGCCGCCCCAAGCGCGACATCCCGATCGTCGACGCCGCCCCGTCGGCCGACGCGACCGGGCTGCACATCACCTGGTACGGGCATGCCTCGACGCTCGTGGAGATCGAAGGCGCCCGGGTGCTGATCGATCCGATCTGGAGCGACCGCTGCTCGCCGTCGCAGGAGGTCGGGCCCAAGCGCCTGCACCGTACGCCGATCGCCGTGGACATGCTGCCGCAGGTGGACGCGATCCTCATCTCGCACGACCACTACGACCACCTCGACATGGCCACCGTGCAGGAGCTGACGCGGTCGCAGGACGCGCCGTTCGTGGTCCCGCTCGGCGTCGGCGCGCATCTGGAGGCCTGGCGCGTGCCGGCCGACCGGATCATCGAGCTGGACTGGAACGAGGACGTCGAGATCGGCCGCGTGCATCTGGTGTGCACGGCGGCGCGGCACTTCTCCGGCCGGGGGCTCAAACGCGACGGGACGCTGTGGTCGTCCTGGGTGGTCCAGGTGGGCGAGCGCAAGGTGTTCTACACCGGCGACTCCGGCTACTTCGACGGGTACGCCGAGATCGGCGAGCGGCTCGGCCCGTTCGACGTGACGCTGATCCAGATCGGGGCGTACGGCGACGCCTGGCCGCACATCCACATGTTCCCGGAGGAGGGCGTGGCCGCCCACCTCGACGTCCAGGGCGGGCTGATGATCCCCGTCCACTGGGCGACCTTCAACCTCGCCTTCCACGACTGGTCCGAGCCGGTGGACCGGGTCTGGCGCGAGGCCAAGGCCCGGGGCGTACGCCTCGCGGTGCCCCGGCCCGGGGAACGGGTGGACGTCGATCTTCCGCCGCCGGTCGACGGCTGGTGGCAGGCGGTCGCCTGA
- a CDS encoding ABC transporter ATP-binding protein, whose amino-acid sequence MTITAHPPVRVAVAARAVDVWKVYGSGEAQVVALRGVSMEVAAGRFTAIMGPSGSGKSTLMHCLAGLDAVTRGEVHIGDTKLTGLGDAGLTKLRREQVGFIFQQFNLLPTLTAEENILLPLAIAGRKPDREWFRTVIDTVGLGDRLGHRPSQLSGGQQQRVACARALVSRPEVVFADEPTGNLDSRSGAEVLSFLRSSVREHGQTIVMVTHDPTAASYADRVVFLADGRIVNELTEPTPQKVLDAMQSLDRVAADTAGAES is encoded by the coding sequence ATGACAATCACCGCACACCCGCCCGTCCGCGTGGCCGTCGCCGCGCGGGCCGTGGACGTCTGGAAGGTGTACGGCTCGGGCGAGGCCCAGGTCGTTGCGCTGCGGGGGGTCAGCATGGAGGTGGCCGCCGGCCGCTTCACCGCGATCATGGGACCGTCCGGCTCCGGCAAGTCGACGCTGATGCACTGCCTGGCCGGGTTGGACGCGGTCACCCGGGGCGAGGTGCACATCGGCGACACGAAGCTGACCGGCCTCGGCGACGCCGGGCTCACCAAGCTGCGTCGCGAGCAGGTCGGGTTCATCTTCCAGCAGTTCAACCTGCTGCCCACGCTCACCGCCGAGGAGAACATCCTGCTGCCGCTGGCGATCGCCGGACGCAAGCCGGACCGCGAGTGGTTCCGCACGGTGATCGACACGGTCGGGCTGGGTGACCGGCTCGGTCACCGCCCGAGCCAGCTCTCCGGCGGCCAGCAGCAGCGCGTGGCCTGCGCCCGCGCCCTCGTGTCGCGGCCCGAGGTGGTCTTCGCCGACGAGCCCACGGGCAACCTCGACTCGCGCTCCGGTGCGGAGGTGCTGTCCTTCCTCCGCTCGTCGGTACGCGAACACGGGCAGACGATCGTGATGGTCACGCACGACCCGACCGCCGCGTCCTATGCCGACCGGGTCGTGTTCCTCGCCGACGGGCGCATCGTCAACGAACTGACCGAGCCGACGCCGCAGAAGGTGCTCGACGCGATGCAGTCGCTGGACCGCGTCGCGGCCGACACCGCCGGGGCTGAGTCCTGA